One Vigna unguiculata cultivar IT97K-499-35 chromosome 11, ASM411807v1, whole genome shotgun sequence DNA window includes the following coding sequences:
- the LOC114168822 gene encoding uncharacterized protein LOC114168822 isoform X1, whose amino-acid sequence MEKEKQKELILSNSKVCKRCKQSYDPNSNTSSSCRFHTSFFVCRRHDDQKRYYELGPDDPPYAAKFYDCCGAEDPEASGCTTSFHVSYDED is encoded by the exons ATGGAGAAGGAGAAGCAGAAAGAATTGATATTATCAAATTCAAAGGTTTGTAAAAGGTGTAAACAGAGCTATGACCCAAATTCCAACACTTCATCCTCTTGCCGTTTCCACACTTCTTTCTTCGTTTGTCGCCGTCACGACGATCAAAAGAG GTACTATGAACTGGGCCCGGATGATCCACCTTATGCTGCAAAGTTCTATGACTGTTGTGGGGCTGAAGACCCTGAAGCTTCTGGTTGCACAACCAGCTTTCATGTCTCTTATGACGAAGACTGA
- the LOC114168822 gene encoding uncharacterized protein LOC114168822 isoform X2: protein MTQIPTLHPLAVSTLLSSFVAVTTIKRGTGGFTCQTSYSLYNFLWYYELGPDDPPYAAKFYDCCGAEDPEASGCTTSFHVSYDED, encoded by the exons ATGACCCAAATTCCAACACTTCATCCTCTTGCCGTTTCCACACTTCTTTCTTCGTTTGTCGCCGTCACGACGATCAAAAGAG GCACAGGGGGATTCACATGTCAGACATCCTATTCACTGTACAACTTTTTATG GTACTATGAACTGGGCCCGGATGATCCACCTTATGCTGCAAAGTTCTATGACTGTTGTGGGGCTGAAGACCCTGAAGCTTCTGGTTGCACAACCAGCTTTCATGTCTCTTATGACGAAGACTGA
- the LOC114168552 gene encoding uncharacterized protein LOC114168552, with product MNSFLASSYASSPLLPLFPHSSRTFRQPRFHSNSNFSPMVVACCSSAPSHSGSNPSQQPLLNDQTLHTEVATPQTPSFLSPLPKLTSSDQAFFLLAFIASTTSVAFASLVFAAVPALFAMRNAAISLSKLADTAREELPSTMTAIRLSGMEISDLTLELSDLSQEVADGVNASAQVVQAAEAGLRQFSSMARQQTESMIQERANLPEISLQPAVAGAARKTTRAVGRATKNLFNIISGRQGTTEYDDDDGTYV from the exons ATGAACTCTTTTCTTGCAAGCTCGTATGCTTCTTCTCCATTGCTCCCTCTTTTCCCACACTCTTCCAGAACTTTCAGACAACCTCGTTTTCACTCCAACTCCAATTTTTCTCCCATGGTTGTCGCATGTTGCTCCTCTGCACCGTCACACAGTGGATCCAACCCTTCTCAACAACCACTCCTCAACGACCAAACCCTACACACCGAAGTTGCAACCCCTCAAACCCCTTCGTTTCTTTCGCCCCTTCCCAAACTCACTTCCTCTGACCAAGCCTTCTTTCTCCTCGCATTCATCGCTTCCACG ACCTCAGTGGCATTCGCTAGCCTTGTTTTTGCTGCTGTTCCAGCCCTATTT GCGATGAGAAATGCTGCAATATCCCTTTCAAAGCTGGCTGATACAGCTCGTGAGGAGCTCCCTAGTACCATGACTGCTATTAGGCTTTCTGGGATGGAAATAAGTGATCTAACTCTAGAACTAAGTGATCTAAG CCAGGAAGTAGCAGATGGAGTCAACGCGTCAGCTCAAGTTGTGCAAGCAGCAGAAGCTGGACTACGACAATTTAGTTCAATGGCACGACAACAAACCGAGT CCATGATCCAAGAGAGGGCGAATTTGCCCGAAATTTCTTTGCAACCTGCTGTTGCTGGAGCTGCTAGAAAGACTACTAGAGCAGTTGGCCGAGCCACAAAGAACTTGTTCAATATCATTTCAGGAAGGCAAGGCACAACAgaatatgatgatgatgacggaACTTACGTCTGA